The nucleotide window AACCGGGATATTTCATACACCTTTTTAAACAGCGCTGAATTAAAACAAAATTATTTCGGGGAAGCAGCGACTCAACAACTGAATGAAGTTGTTTATAATGAAGCCAACTATACCCTCGTAAAATCCTTAATTGACAGTCGGCTGGCGGAATATAAAATTCACCGGTTCAGCCGGAGCAAACAATTATAGTCTGACCTAACGGTTTTCCATCCACTGCAGGAAATGGGTGATCTTCTCCTTCCCTACCAGCAGTGGTTCCGGCGTAGGTGTCGTCAGGTGTAAAGCCAACTTCCGGGCTGAATAATGTTCCACTTCCTTTATAGCATCAAAGTTAACCAGGTACTGTCTGTTGAGCCGGTAAAACTGCCTGGCAGACAACTGGGATTGCAGCTGCTCCAGTGTTTGCGAAATGGTATATTTCTGCTCCTGGAAGGTAACGATGTACGGAGAATCATATTTGATATAGATGTATGCAATATGTTCCGTACGCACCGTAATGTACCGGTTGTTATGAAAAACCAGGAAGCTGGTTTTTCCATCATTCCGGTCCAGACGCCGGACCAGCTCTTGCCAGTCTGGTTGGGACTGTTGCTGAAAGAAACTCCGGAAACTATCTATTTTTCCGAAGGCCGCTTCCAGATCTGCAGCGGAATAGGGTTTCAGCAAATAATCAACGCCATTCGATTTAATGGCTTCCATGGCGTATTCACCAAAAGCAGTACAAAAAATAACCGGGGACGCCACCTTTATCTGCCTGAAGATTTCGAAACATAAACCATCGGATAGTTGTACGTCCATAAATATCAGGTCTGGCGGTTCATGCGTTGATAAATAGGCCACCGCGCCTTCGACACTCTGTTGTATGGGTTCCACAACGGCTTCAGGCTTTATTTTAGCGATCATACCTGCCAGCGATTTTGCTGCTTTTATTTCATCTTCAATTATGAGTATCTTCATGGATTATCGGCAATTTAACTACAAATGTTTCCGTACCGGGTGTGATCACAATATTTTTATTGAGCAGATGATAATACCGTTCATTGATATTATCTAACCCAATCCCGGTAGATGATTCCGGCGTAATCTTCGGTTGGATGTTATTCTTTACAACAATATAATTTTCCTCTGAATAAATCGCTATA belongs to Chitinophaga sp. HK235 and includes:
- a CDS encoding LytTR family DNA-binding domain-containing protein; amino-acid sequence: MKILIIEDEIKAAKSLAGMIAKIKPEAVVEPIQQSVEGAVAYLSTHEPPDLIFMDVQLSDGLCFEIFRQIKVASPVIFCTAFGEYAMEAIKSNGVDYLLKPYSAADLEAAFGKIDSFRSFFQQQSQPDWQELVRRLDRNDGKTSFLVFHNNRYITVRTEHIAYIYIKYDSPYIVTFQEQKYTISQTLEQLQSQLSARQFYRLNRQYLVNFDAIKEVEHYSARKLALHLTTPTPEPLLVGKEKITHFLQWMENR